The DNA region TCGGGGTAGAAGAGTATATTGATTTGGTAATAGACTATATAGAGCATCTGCGCCCCGATTTAGTTTTAGAACGCTTTGTCTCACAGTCTCCTAAAGAATTGTTAATAGCACCCGACTGGGGACTGAAAAATTATGAATTTAATCATCGGATACAAAAAAAAATGCGTCAGCTCGGAGCTTATCAGGGAAAGAAATATGATATGTGAGAAAAAAAACTTATTTTTGCGGCTGTTTGAATATAGAATCAATCTAAATAAAGAAGTTTTATGAACCAGAAGATGACGATAAAAGGAAAAATACATTATGTAGGAGTAAATGACCGTAACAAGCACCTGTTTGAAGGCTTGTGGCCATTACCTTATGGAGTGTCTTATAACTCTTACCTGATAGATGACGAAACAGTGGCTTTGATTGATACGGTAGACGCTTGTTATTTCGAAGTATATCTTCGCAAAATAAAAAGTATTATTGGCGAACGTCCTATCCAGTATCTCATCATTAACCACATGGAGCCCGACCATTCCGGTTCGATCCGCCTCATTAAACAACATTATCCCGATATTGTCATTGTCGGTAATAAGCAAACCTTTGGTATGATTGAAGGTTACTATGGTGTGACAGGCGAACAATACGTTGTGAAAGATGACGATTTTCTGGCGTTGGGACACCACAAACTGCGTTTCTACCTGACACCGATGGTACACTGGCCCGAAACTATGATGACTTTTGACGAAACGGAAGGTGTGCTGTTCTCCGGCGACGGTTTCGGCTGTTTCGGTACGTTGGACGGTGGTTTCCTTGATACCCGTATCAATACGGATCGTTATTGGGATGAGATGGTGCGCTATTATTCCAATATTGTCGGTAAATACGGCTCTCCGGTACAGAAGGCTTTGCAGAAATTGGGAGGATTGCACATCACGACCATTTGTTCTACCCATGGACCTGTCTGGACGGAATATATAAGTAAAGTAATAGGCATTTACGATAAACTAAGTCGCTATGTTGCCGATGAAGGAGTGGTGATAGCTTATGGTTCCATGTATGGTAATACAGAGCAAATGGCAGAAGCCATCGCAGCGGAACTATCCGCTCAGGGCATCAAGAATATTGTGATGCACAACGTCAGCAAAAGCAATCCTTCCTATATCATTGCAGATATCTTCAAATACCGCGGTCTGATTATTGGTAGTCCCACTTACAGCAATCAGATTTATCCGGATATCGAGTCCCTGCTTTCCAAAATACTGATACGCGAAGTTAAAGGCCGCTATCTGGGTTACTTCGGATCGTTCACGTGGGCGGGTGCCGCGGTGAAGCGTATGGCTGAGTTTGCCGAGAAGAGCAAATTGGAAATTATAGCCGACCCTGTAGAGATGAAACAGGCGATGAAGGACATCACTTACGAGCAATGCGAACACCTGGCACGTTCTATGGCTGAACGCCTGAAGAAGGACAGGGAATAGTAATTCTTGATAAGATACCCCTAATTTATTAACCTGATAAAAAACAATCACAATGAGATTAATCATTCAACCGGATTATCAATCCGTATCCAAGTGGGCTGCCCATTACGTAGCCGCTAAAATTAAGGCCGCTAATCCGACGCCTGAAAAACCGTTTGTACTGGGTTGCCCTACCGGTTCGTCACCGCTCGGCATGTACAAGGAATTAATAGACCTGAATAAGAAAGGAATTATTTCCTTCCAGAACGTGGTTACTTTTAATATGGATGAGTATGTGGGTCTGCCTAAAGAACATCCGGAAAGCTACTACTCTTTCATGTGGAACAATTTCTTCAGCCATATCGACATCAAACCGGAGAATACCAATATCCTGAACGGTAATGCTGCCGACCTGGATGCTGAATGTGCCCGTTACGAAGAGAAAATCAAGTCTTACGGTGGTATCGACCTGTTTATGGGTGGTATTGGTCCTGACGGACACATTGCCTTCAATGAACCGGGTTCTTCTCTGTCTTCCCGTACACGTCAGAAGACTTTGACGACTGATACAATCATCGCCAATTCCCGTTTCTTTGACAATGATGTGAACAAAGTGCCCAAAACGGCATTGACTGTTGGTGTAGGTACAGTGCTTTCTGCCAAGGAAGTGATGATTATTGTGAACGGACATAATAAAGCTCGTGCGCTCTATCATGCAGTAGAAGGTTCTATCAATCAGATGTGGACTATCAGTGCTTTGCAGATGCATGAGAAGGGTATCATAGTAGCTGATGATGCAGCCACTTTTGAACTGAAAGTAGGCACATACCGCTATTTTAAGGATATAGAAGCTGACCATTTGGACCCGGTTTCTTTGCTGAAGTAAATATACGGCTTGTATAAAGGAAATTTGCGCAGTTCGTTTCCGCTAATAGTGTGAAGCGGGCTGCGCAATAAGTCGTTTTCTATGAATGATATAGATTGCTCTTACGACAACCTGCTATGCCATTCCCTTTCGTTGTTCCGCCAATTTCGGTTGTACGATGATCGTATAGAAGAGGATAATGCTTTTAACTTTTTAAGGGAAGCGGAAAAAGTAGTCAGTGATACCAGAAATGGGGTTTGTGCGGCTAAATTGGGATGTGTAATAGAATGTCTTGCCCACAGATTTTATATAAATGATGATACGGATGGAATACTGGAAGAGGTGGATACTTTCCTGATTAAATTTTGGAAAGGTTTGAAGCAGCCTTCTCCGGAAGCATTTATTGCTTCCTTATGGGTTGGAGAATATTTTCTGCTACGCTTAAAGAATCCGAAATCCCGTCTTCATGGTCGTAGTAAAAAGATGGTCTCCAAAATCTTGTCATTTATGGCTGATATGCTTCGGAAGCCGGAAAAACAAAAAATACTCTGTCTTTCTTCTGTTGCTGTTTTTGAGGAAACAGTGGACTGGATTAAAGAAGTCTGTGACATGCATATTTGTGAAAAGCAAGTCGTGATCCTATTGGAAAGACTTTATCAACTTCAAGAAAAGGGGATGTTGGGGGGAGAAGCAGATGAAAAGAATACTTTACGGCGGCAAATATGGGATTTTTATTATTGAATGTTATCTTTGTAACCAATAATACTCTATTAACCTGATTTAATATTATGAAGAAACCGGCAATCCTGTTTTTATTATTCTGTTTACTGTGTTCAATTCCAGTTGTCCGGGCTGCTGATACCATTTTTGTTCGGGAGACACAGATTCCTATTCTGATAGAAAGGGTGGATAATGTTTTGTTCTGTTTGCGTCTGGATGCAAAGGAGAGCAAAGTGTTGGATGAGATAGTTTTAGATTTTGGAAAGGATACGAACCTGTCCGCAATCCAGTCTGTGAAACTTTATTATAGTGGTACAGAAGCATTGCAGGATAAGAGGAAGGGACGTTTTGCCCCTGTAGAATACATTTCAAGTCATACACCTGGGAAGACTCTGGCGGCTAACCCTTCTTATTCCATACAAAAAGCGGAAGTTGCTAATCCGCAGAATCGTGTTATCCTTGTCGCTAACCAGAAACTATTCCCCGGTATTAATTTCTTTTGGATTAGTTTGCAAATGAAGCCGGAAACAGCGTTGGATACTAAGGTAATGGCAGTTGTGACTTCCGCTACTCTGGATGGTAAGGAAGCACTTTTGGAGACTGTTTCCCGGCAAGGTATTGAACATCGGATGGGAGTGGGCGTGCGCCATGCCGGTGATGACAATTCGGCGGCATATCGTATTCCGGGCTTGGTGACTACAAACAAAGGAACTTTATTGGGTGTATATGATGTGCGTTATAATAGCAGTGTCGATTTACAGGAACATATAGATATAGGGTTAAGCCGCAGCACAGATGGTGGGAAAACATGGGAAAAGATGCGCCTGCCTCTGGCTTTTGGTGAAACGGCCGGATTGCCTTCGGCTCAAAATGGGGTGGGAGACCCGGCCATATTGGTAGATACAAAAAACAATAATGTGTGGGTAGTTGCTGCCTGGACTCATGGCATGGGAAATCAGCGTGCTTGGTGGAGTTCACATCTGGGGATGGGTATAAACCACACTGCGCAGCTTGTTTTGGCGAAAAGTACAGATGATGGTAAAACATGGTCAGCGCCTATAAATATAACAGAGCAAGTGAAAGATCCTTCCTGGTATTTTTTGTTGCAAGGTCCCGGACGGGGCATAACGATGGATGACGGTACTCTCGTTTTTCCTACTCAGTTCATTGATTCTACCCGTGTGCCGAATGCAGGTATCATGTATAGTAAGGATAGGGGAAAGAGCTGGAAAATGCATAACTATGCCCGTACAAATACTACAGAGGCGCAGGTTGCTGAGGTTGAGCCGGGTGTACTAATGTTGAATATGCGTGATAACCGGGGCGGTAGTCGTGCCGTAGCAATTACGAAAGATTTAGGTAAGTCATGGACCGAACATGAATCTTCACGTAAAGCATTGCAAGAACCGGTCTGTATGGCAAGTCTGATAAGTGTAAAAGCGAAAGATAATGTCTTGAATCGGGACTTGCTTATCTTCTCTAACCCCAATACAACGAAGGGGCGTCATGATATTACTATAAAAATAAGTCTGGACGGTGGCATCACCTGGCTTCCGGAGCATCAGCTTTTGTTGGATGAGGGCAGTAACTGGGGATACACTTGTCTCAGCATGATCGATAAAGGAACTATTGGTATTCTTTATGAGAGTAGTGTAGCTCATATTACGTTTCAGGCAATAAAACTGAAAGATGTTGTGAGTATCCTGTGAAATTAATGGCCTTATTTCTTTCCATCCAGATATTCCCTCTTGAACATATCCACAAAAAGGAAGAACAGCGAGAGTAACAGTGGTCCGAAGATGACCCCCATAAAACCGAATAGAGAAAGACCGATGACGACTCCGAATATTGTGATAAGCGGATGTATATCGGCCATTTTCTTTTGCAGAATGAAACGTATCAGGTTGTCGAGCTGAGAGATGATTAGTGTTCCGAATATAGCTAACCCGATACCATTGAAAAGGTCGCCGGATAAGGCCATATAAACGGCAATCGGGAACCATACCAGTGCTGTACCTACCATGGGGATGATCGTTGCGAGGCAGGTGAGGAATCCTGTAAGCAGAATGTCCGGTACATCAAAGAACCAGTAACCGATCATGGCTACTCCACCTTGTATGATTGCCAGCAAAGGAATACCGACGGCGTTGGAGTGGACAATCATCTTGATGTCGTGCACTACATGTTCTGTATTGGCTTCACTGAAAGGAAGTATTTCGCTGATGTATTTCTCCATCCTCTGTCCGCCTATCAGCATAAAGTAGAGCACGAATACCAGAACGAAAAGGTTGACCGCAAAACTACTGATACTGCCCATGACGAATTGCCCTATGGCAGGAAGTGCGGAGATAATAAAGGAAGTGGTATCCTTGCCCAGTACGTCATAACCGGTTTTTTCCTTGATGATATTTGCTGCACTTTCAATCGGGGCAATGATGCTCTGCGGATCCAGATTGATATCCTGCAATTTGCTGACTAATAACCAGACTGCCAGCGCCAAAGGAACCAGAAAGAAGAGGATGGCTTCGGTAGTAATAAGGGTTGCAGCCACACTTCGTTTCATCTTCCGTTTGTCGGTCAGATGTATCATCTGTCTTCTGACCAGGATATAGATGGTTAATGCACCTAATAAACCGCCCAGAAAGGGAGTAATTTGTAGGAACAGGATTATACCCAGCCCGATGATTATAGTGATTAGTGAATATTTCCAGTATTGTTCTTTTGTACTCATATCCTTTTTGCTGTTTTCTATAAGAAACAAACAAAGTGGGCATTTGGTTGGTTATCCTTCATTCAGCCAGCCTTTTCCCTGACGGATAACTTCAATTTCTCCACTTGTGCAGTCTACAATGGTAGAAGATTCTGTACCACCGATGCCACCGTCAATAACCAGATCGACAAGATCACCGAATTTTTCATCAATTAATTCAGGATCAGTGCAGTATTCTATATCTTCGTGCGCTTCGTGCGGGAGAGTGGTAGTCATGATGGGAGCGTCCAGAATACGGGCTATTTCCTGGATAATGGCATTGTCAGGCATACGGATACCTACTTCTTTTCGATTACGGAAAATCTTTGGCAGGCGGGTAGTGCCGTTCAGGATGAAAGTGAAAGCACCAGGCAGGTTGCGTTTCATCAGTTTGAACGTGTTGTTATCTACCTTTGCATATTCGCTGATGCTACTTAAATCGTAGCAAATAATGGAAAGGTTATTCTTACGTGGATCTATCTCTTTGATACGGCAGATACGTTCGATGGCACGTTCTTTCAGCCCATGGCAACCAATGGCATACATGGTATCTGTGGGGTAGATGATGAGGCCACCGTCATTCAAAATATCCACTACCTGTTGCAGGTCTTGTGGATTATTGTTCTTTTCGTAAAGTTTCAGAAGCATAGAGCTGATAATTAGTCTATATATAATAACGCAAAAGTAGGGAATAAGTTTCTTATTCTCAAATAAGTGTGGCTTATTTCTTGGATGATTTTTTTCGAAGTTCTTCTGCCAGTCGCCACTGCAATGCTGCCTCTGCTTCTTTTCCTGCCTGCATCAAGGCGTCTCCGAAGAGCTCGTGTGCTCCGGCATGTTCTGGTTTCAGGGTGGTAGCTTTGTCCAGATCGGCTATGGCGCCTTCGGTTTCTTGTTGTTTCAGGCGTAATTTTCCCCGGTTATAAACAGCTTTAAATTCAGCCGGACGTAGTTTGACGGCACGTGTCAGGCATTCTTCCGCTTCAAGATATCTGCTGTCATTGAAGAGGGTGATGCCTTTACGTATCCATGCATCTGTATATTCCGGATAAAGCTCCAGCGCTTTGTCGTAGTTGGCTATGGCGGCACGAGAGTCATGGGCAAGAGTAATGGACTCATTACCCATCAGATAATACTCACGTGCATAGGCTTGCAACCGTTTCTGTTGCTCTGCCATTTGGGATTTTAGTTGATCGTTGTTGTCTCGTAGCTTGTTGATAACACCTAACTTGCGACGGATGAGGCGTTGAATAACAGGCTTTTCTATGTCGTATCGGGAGTGTATAGCTTTAAAAAAATGGTTGAGGAAGATTTCGAAATCTCCTTTATCGAATGCTTTGGTTGCAGCGGCATATTCTACGTCGGCTTGTGCCTGTTTCAGGGCGCGGTCTATGGCTTGCCGGTTATTGAAGCGTTCGGCAAAATTCACTATTTCCGGGCGTACAAAGATATCAGACCGATTCACAGGTTTCTTTAGTTGAATACCTTCCAGCGAGGTGCAGCGGCTGAGGGCGACGTACGCTTGTCCACCGGCAAATACACCGCCGGTGAAATCGATGACTACACGACTGAAGGTCAGTCCCTGACTTTTATGGACGGTGATAGCCCACGCCAGTCGTACGGGAAACTGGGAGAAGGTGCCCAACACTTCTTCTTCAATTTCTTTTTTCCTTTCGTTGTATTTATAGCGAATGTTTTTCCAGTGCTCCGGCTTGACGTCACATTCTTTCCCATCATCAGTGATGACGTAGAGTGTTTCTTCTATCTCATCGAACCCACTTACTACA from Bacteroides sp. MSB163 includes:
- a CDS encoding FprA family A-type flavoprotein, coding for MNQKMTIKGKIHYVGVNDRNKHLFEGLWPLPYGVSYNSYLIDDETVALIDTVDACYFEVYLRKIKSIIGERPIQYLIINHMEPDHSGSIRLIKQHYPDIVIVGNKQTFGMIEGYYGVTGEQYVVKDDDFLALGHHKLRFYLTPMVHWPETMMTFDETEGVLFSGDGFGCFGTLDGGFLDTRINTDRYWDEMVRYYSNIVGKYGSPVQKALQKLGGLHITTICSTHGPVWTEYISKVIGIYDKLSRYVADEGVVIAYGSMYGNTEQMAEAIAAELSAQGIKNIVMHNVSKSNPSYIIADIFKYRGLIIGSPTYSNQIYPDIESLLSKILIREVKGRYLGYFGSFTWAGAAVKRMAEFAEKSKLEIIADPVEMKQAMKDITYEQCEHLARSMAERLKKDRE
- the nagB gene encoding glucosamine-6-phosphate deaminase, whose product is MRLIIQPDYQSVSKWAAHYVAAKIKAANPTPEKPFVLGCPTGSSPLGMYKELIDLNKKGIISFQNVVTFNMDEYVGLPKEHPESYYSFMWNNFFSHIDIKPENTNILNGNAADLDAECARYEEKIKSYGGIDLFMGGIGPDGHIAFNEPGSSLSSRTRQKTLTTDTIIANSRFFDNDVNKVPKTALTVGVGTVLSAKEVMIIVNGHNKARALYHAVEGSINQMWTISALQMHEKGIIVADDAATFELKVGTYRYFKDIEADHLDPVSLLK
- a CDS encoding sialidase family protein, whose protein sequence is MKKPAILFLLFCLLCSIPVVRAADTIFVRETQIPILIERVDNVLFCLRLDAKESKVLDEIVLDFGKDTNLSAIQSVKLYYSGTEALQDKRKGRFAPVEYISSHTPGKTLAANPSYSIQKAEVANPQNRVILVANQKLFPGINFFWISLQMKPETALDTKVMAVVTSATLDGKEALLETVSRQGIEHRMGVGVRHAGDDNSAAYRIPGLVTTNKGTLLGVYDVRYNSSVDLQEHIDIGLSRSTDGGKTWEKMRLPLAFGETAGLPSAQNGVGDPAILVDTKNNNVWVVAAWTHGMGNQRAWWSSHLGMGINHTAQLVLAKSTDDGKTWSAPINITEQVKDPSWYFLLQGPGRGITMDDGTLVFPTQFIDSTRVPNAGIMYSKDRGKSWKMHNYARTNTTEAQVAEVEPGVLMLNMRDNRGGSRAVAITKDLGKSWTEHESSRKALQEPVCMASLISVKAKDNVLNRDLLIFSNPNTTKGRHDITIKISLDGGITWLPEHQLLLDEGSNWGYTCLSMIDKGTIGILYESSVAHITFQAIKLKDVVSIL
- a CDS encoding AI-2E family transporter translates to MSTKEQYWKYSLITIIIGLGIILFLQITPFLGGLLGALTIYILVRRQMIHLTDKRKMKRSVAATLITTEAILFFLVPLALAVWLLVSKLQDINLDPQSIIAPIESAANIIKEKTGYDVLGKDTTSFIISALPAIGQFVMGSISSFAVNLFVLVFVLYFMLIGGQRMEKYISEILPFSEANTEHVVHDIKMIVHSNAVGIPLLAIIQGGVAMIGYWFFDVPDILLTGFLTCLATIIPMVGTALVWFPIAVYMALSGDLFNGIGLAIFGTLIISQLDNLIRFILQKKMADIHPLITIFGVVIGLSLFGFMGVIFGPLLLSLFFLFVDMFKREYLDGKK
- a CDS encoding L-threonylcarbamoyladenylate synthase, encoding MLLKLYEKNNNPQDLQQVVDILNDGGLIIYPTDTMYAIGCHGLKERAIERICRIKEIDPRKNNLSIICYDLSSISEYAKVDNNTFKLMKRNLPGAFTFILNGTTRLPKIFRNRKEVGIRMPDNAIIQEIARILDAPIMTTTLPHEAHEDIEYCTDPELIDEKFGDLVDLVIDGGIGGTESSTIVDCTSGEIEVIRQGKGWLNEG
- a CDS encoding tetratricopeptide repeat protein: MSQSVDTNNKEFQDALSLIQYTRQSVFLTGKAGTGKSTFLRYICENIKKKHVVLAPTGIAAINAGGSTLHSFFKLPFHPLLPDDPNLSLQRGRIHEFFRYTKPQRKLLEELELIIIDEISMVRADIIDAVDRILRVYSRNLREPFGGKQLLLVGDVFQLEPVVKGDEREILNRFYPTPYFFSARVFNQIDLVSIELEKVYRQTDKVFVSVLDHIRSNTAGATDLQLLNTRYGTDIEENEEDMYITLATRRDNVDYINDRKLAELPGDAVTFRGEVTGDFPESSLPTSRELVLKPGAQVIFIKNDFDRRWVNGTIGVVSGFDEIEETLYVITDDGKECDVKPEHWKNIRYKYNERKKEIEEEVLGTFSQFPVRLAWAITVHKSQGLTFSRVVIDFTGGVFAGGQAYVALSRCTSLEGIQLKKPVNRSDIFVRPEIVNFAERFNNRQAIDRALKQAQADVEYAAATKAFDKGDFEIFLNHFFKAIHSRYDIEKPVIQRLIRRKLGVINKLRDNNDQLKSQMAEQQKRLQAYAREYYLMGNESITLAHDSRAAIANYDKALELYPEYTDAWIRKGITLFNDSRYLEAEECLTRAVKLRPAEFKAVYNRGKLRLKQQETEGAIADLDKATTLKPEHAGAHELFGDALMQAGKEAEAALQWRLAEELRKKSSKK